From a region of the Geothrix sp. 21YS21S-2 genome:
- the ftsH gene encoding ATP-dependent zinc metalloprotease FtsH — protein MNSMMKSALVWIGIIALVLLALKQIPTNTRVNEIPFSTFYTEGVEGKYRSVTLTGVDIEGTYKNPVKSAKGESIDKFKTIAPPMQDLGKAILGWKQEGQLEEFKAAKPSENNFMYMLVFWGPLLVFVVLWFVFMRQAQMGGNKALSFGKARARGLNTAARRVTFADVAGCDEAKEELQEIVEFLKDPAKFVKLGGKIPKGVLLMGPPGTGKTLLARAISGEAKVQFFSISGSDFVEMFVGVGASRVRDLFEQGKKNAPCIIFIDEIDAVGRHRGAGLGGGHDEREQTLNQLLVEMDGFEGNEGVILIAATNRPDVLDPALLRPGRFDRRVVVDRPDLKGRFEILKVHTADKIPLSPDVDLEVIARGTPGFAGADLANLCNEAALYAARTSKKWVEMIDFEQAKDKVFMGSERKSMVMSDEDKRDTAYHEAGHAVVAATIPNADPVHKVTIIPRGRALGVTWQLPERDRYSSTRERMEGEIAILMGGRVAEEAFFDRLSTGAANDIERATQIARRMVCDYGMSEKLGPLSFGQGEHEIFLGRDFSQRRDFSEDTARLIDSEVHAIVMRNFERAKTIIREKREILVGLAEALLVRETLDAVDVTRLMNGEVLPPKPPPSASESSSSKPMDNPPDPGLKPALSPA, from the coding sequence TTGAATTCCATGATGAAGAGCGCGCTGGTGTGGATCGGGATCATCGCCCTGGTCCTCCTGGCGTTAAAGCAGATCCCCACCAACACCCGCGTCAATGAGATCCCCTTCTCGACGTTCTACACCGAGGGGGTCGAGGGCAAATACCGCAGCGTCACGCTCACAGGCGTGGACATCGAGGGGACCTACAAGAACCCGGTCAAGTCCGCCAAGGGCGAGAGCATTGACAAGTTCAAGACCATCGCTCCCCCGATGCAGGACCTGGGCAAGGCCATCCTCGGCTGGAAGCAGGAAGGCCAGCTCGAGGAGTTCAAGGCCGCCAAGCCCAGCGAGAACAACTTCATGTACATGCTGGTTTTCTGGGGTCCGCTGCTGGTCTTCGTGGTGCTCTGGTTCGTCTTCATGCGCCAGGCCCAGATGGGCGGCAACAAGGCGCTGAGCTTCGGCAAGGCCCGGGCGCGCGGGCTCAACACCGCGGCGCGCCGCGTCACCTTCGCCGACGTGGCCGGATGCGACGAGGCCAAGGAGGAGCTGCAGGAGATCGTCGAGTTCCTGAAGGACCCCGCCAAGTTCGTGAAGCTGGGCGGCAAGATCCCCAAGGGCGTCCTGCTGATGGGCCCTCCGGGCACCGGCAAGACCCTCCTGGCCCGCGCCATCTCCGGCGAGGCCAAGGTGCAGTTCTTCTCCATCTCCGGTTCCGACTTCGTGGAGATGTTCGTGGGCGTGGGCGCCTCGCGCGTCCGCGACCTCTTCGAGCAGGGCAAGAAGAACGCCCCCTGCATCATCTTCATCGACGAGATCGACGCCGTGGGACGCCACCGGGGCGCGGGCCTGGGCGGCGGCCACGACGAGCGCGAGCAGACCCTGAACCAGCTCCTGGTGGAGATGGACGGCTTCGAGGGCAACGAGGGCGTCATCCTCATCGCCGCCACCAACCGCCCCGACGTGCTCGACCCCGCCCTGCTCCGCCCCGGCCGCTTCGACCGCCGCGTGGTGGTGGACCGCCCCGACCTCAAGGGCCGCTTCGAGATCCTCAAGGTGCACACCGCCGACAAGATCCCCCTCAGCCCCGACGTGGACCTGGAGGTCATCGCCCGCGGGACCCCCGGCTTCGCCGGCGCCGACCTGGCCAACCTCTGCAACGAGGCCGCGCTCTATGCGGCCCGCACCAGCAAGAAGTGGGTCGAGATGATCGACTTCGAGCAGGCCAAGGACAAGGTCTTCATGGGCTCCGAACGGAAGTCCATGGTCATGAGCGACGAGGACAAGCGCGACACCGCCTACCATGAGGCGGGCCACGCCGTCGTCGCCGCGACCATCCCCAACGCCGATCCCGTGCACAAGGTCACCATCATCCCCCGGGGCCGCGCCCTGGGCGTCACCTGGCAGCTGCCCGAACGGGACCGCTACTCCTCAACCCGGGAGCGCATGGAAGGCGAGATCGCCATCCTCATGGGCGGCCGCGTGGCCGAGGAGGCCTTCTTCGACCGGCTCTCCACCGGCGCCGCCAACGACATCGAGCGCGCCACCCAGATCGCCCGCCGCATGGTGTGCGACTACGGCATGAGCGAGAAGCTCGGGCCGCTGAGCTTCGGCCAGGGCGAGCACGAGATCTTCCTGGGCCGGGACTTCAGCCAGCGCAGGGACTTCTCCGAGGACACCGCGCGCCTCATCGATTCCGAGGTGCACGCCATCGTCATGCGCAACTTCGAACGGGCCAAGACCATCATCCGCGAGAAGCGCGAGATCCTGGTGGGCCTGGCCGAGGCCCTCCTGGTGCGCGAGACCCTGGACGCGGTCGACGTCACCCGCCTCATGAACGGCGAGGTCCTGCCTCCCAAGCCGCCCCCGTCCGCCTCCGAGTCCAGTTCCAGCAAGCCCATGGACAACCCGCCCGATCCGGGGCTCAAGCCCGCCCTCAGCCCGGCGTGA
- the glmM gene encoding hypothetical protein (catalyzes the conversion of glucosamine-6-phosphate to glucosamine-1-phosphate), whose protein sequence is MALNYFGTDGVRGKAFESPLTLDETARWGAAWAQVALARGIGEMVIGWDPRLSSEPLAEAFVSGLGGRLRLCVLGLVPTPAVAYAALLRPGAWGLMISASHNPPEDNGIKGFDGLGEKLAEEDEAAVEAAFEALGPMKAGPAALPLETALPLQYIRQLEPLDLPGGFSMVVDCAHGSTAPWAPHVFRGGTVHWMGVPADGARINVGVGSTHLDGLAAQVRERGAALGIAFDGDGDRCLMVDPQGELVDGDQLLWLLAQDLSARGETIPGVVGTLMSNAGLEEALAGLAIPFVRTQVGDKFMLRELGRLQWDLAAEASGHVIQKHVGPSGDGLATALAALRALLRRPEGDRWSWRFQAWPLRLVNILARDRRPVEACPRLTSAMAALQADHGEDLRVVVRWSGTEPKLRLMVEARSSALMEEALRTLEIAARADLALA, encoded by the coding sequence ATGGCTCTGAATTATTTCGGCACGGACGGGGTTCGCGGCAAGGCCTTCGAGTCCCCCTTGACCCTGGACGAGACGGCCCGCTGGGGGGCCGCATGGGCCCAGGTGGCCCTGGCCCGCGGCATCGGGGAGATGGTGATCGGCTGGGACCCCCGGCTCAGCTCGGAGCCCCTGGCCGAGGCCTTCGTCTCCGGCCTCGGGGGGCGCCTGCGCCTGTGCGTCCTGGGCCTCGTGCCCACGCCCGCGGTGGCCTACGCCGCCCTGCTCCGCCCCGGCGCCTGGGGCCTCATGATCTCGGCCAGCCACAATCCCCCCGAGGACAACGGCATCAAGGGGTTCGACGGCCTGGGCGAGAAGCTCGCCGAGGAGGACGAGGCCGCCGTCGAGGCCGCCTTCGAGGCCCTCGGCCCCATGAAGGCCGGGCCCGCGGCCCTGCCGCTGGAGACGGCCCTTCCGCTGCAGTACATCCGCCAATTGGAGCCCCTGGACCTGCCCGGCGGATTCTCCATGGTGGTGGACTGCGCCCACGGCTCCACCGCGCCCTGGGCCCCCCACGTCTTCCGGGGCGGGACGGTCCACTGGATGGGCGTGCCCGCCGACGGCGCGCGCATCAACGTCGGCGTGGGCTCCACCCACCTGGACGGCCTCGCCGCCCAGGTCCGGGAGCGCGGCGCCGCCCTCGGCATCGCCTTCGACGGCGACGGCGACCGGTGCCTGATGGTCGATCCCCAGGGCGAACTGGTGGACGGGGACCAGCTCCTTTGGCTCCTGGCCCAGGACCTTTCGGCGCGAGGCGAGACCATCCCGGGCGTCGTGGGCACCCTCATGAGCAACGCCGGCCTGGAGGAGGCCCTCGCGGGGCTCGCCATCCCCTTCGTGCGCACCCAGGTGGGCGACAAGTTCATGCTCCGGGAACTGGGCAGGCTCCAGTGGGACCTGGCCGCCGAGGCCTCCGGCCACGTCATCCAGAAGCACGTCGGGCCCAGCGGCGACGGCCTGGCCACGGCGCTTGCGGCCCTGCGGGCCCTCCTCCGGCGGCCGGAAGGGGACCGCTGGTCCTGGCGTTTCCAGGCCTGGCCCCTGCGCCTCGTGAACATCCTGGCCCGGGACCGCCGGCCCGTGGAGGCGTGCCCGCGCCTGACCTCGGCCATGGCCGCGCTCCAGGCGGACCACGGCGAGGACCTCCGCGTCGTCGTGCGCTGGTCGGGCACCGAGCCCAAGCTCCGCCTCATGGTGGAGGCGCGGAGCTCCGCCCTGATGGAGGAGGCCCTCCGGACCCTGGAAATCGCGGCCCGGGCGGACCTCGCCCTGGCCTGA
- the bshB1 gene encoding bacillithiol biosynthesis deacetylase BshB1 — MNALDLLVVGAHPDDGEVHVGGILALAARRGLSAAILDLTAGELGTRGDAATRHAEAMEAARILGVRRIIMDLPDARFEETEPHRIQVMKMLRSLRPTVLILPDPDDRHPDHRRAFRLVKEAAYYSGLRNYPCPGEPWRPAALAWVGGENPGRPDLVVDVSAVWEQRMAAFDAFGSQFTADPSQPPTRISDPAFRRGVEGRAMHWGSLIRVAWAEALWADSPVPRELTQLLARLS; from the coding sequence ATGAACGCGCTCGATCTGCTCGTAGTGGGCGCCCACCCCGACGACGGGGAAGTGCACGTGGGCGGCATCCTGGCCCTTGCGGCCCGCAGGGGGCTGTCGGCGGCCATCCTCGACCTCACCGCGGGGGAGCTGGGCACGCGCGGCGATGCGGCCACCCGCCACGCGGAAGCCATGGAGGCCGCGCGCATCCTGGGCGTGCGGCGCATCATCATGGACCTCCCCGACGCGCGGTTCGAGGAGACGGAGCCCCACCGCATCCAGGTCATGAAGATGCTCCGCTCCCTGCGCCCGACGGTGCTGATCCTGCCCGACCCCGACGACCGCCACCCCGACCACCGCCGCGCCTTCCGCCTGGTGAAGGAGGCCGCCTACTACTCGGGCCTGCGCAACTATCCCTGCCCCGGCGAGCCCTGGCGCCCGGCCGCACTGGCCTGGGTGGGCGGCGAGAACCCGGGCCGCCCCGACCTGGTGGTGGACGTGTCGGCGGTGTGGGAGCAGCGCATGGCGGCCTTCGACGCCTTCGGCAGCCAGTTCACGGCCGACCCTTCCCAGCCCCCGACGCGTATCTCCGACCCCGCCTTCCGGCGCGGCGTGGAAGGGCGGGCCATGCACTGGGGCTCCCTCATCCGGGTGGCCTGGGCCGAGGCGCTGTGGGCCGACAGCCCCGTGCCCCGGGAGCTCACCCAGCTCCTCGCCAGGCTCTCGTGA
- a CDS encoding amidohydrolase, with the protein MLIHPRLLPALAWTVLASAQTVPPVRADLEGMLPRLETLYQDLHRHPELSGHETRTAARMGELLRQEGYEVAAVGGGVVGVLRNGTGPVVLLRTELDALPVVENTGLPYASEAKGVMHACGHDAHMAVWAGTASLLARHRDQWRGTVLMVGQPSEELGEGAKAMLRDGLLARFPRPSFAIALHDSPDLPTGSVGYVAGYTMAAVNSGSLTLYGRGGHGARPEAAVDPVVLAARTVLALQTLVSREKDPLEPAVLTVGAINGGTKTNVIPDEVTLLMTVRSYDPKVQARLLAGIARVAKGEALAAGAPREPLLDLGETMPATWNDPDFTRRLAARLAAELGPDAVAPGRPDMVSEDFGEFGKAAGIPSALLRFGAVDPARFKAAKEAGTPLPSLHSAGFAPAMPGTLRTGVLALTFSALEALGKP; encoded by the coding sequence ATGCTCATCCACCCCCGGCTTCTTCCGGCCCTCGCCTGGACCGTTCTCGCCTCCGCCCAGACGGTCCCGCCGGTCCGGGCGGACCTCGAGGGGATGCTGCCCCGGCTGGAGACCCTCTACCAGGATCTGCACCGCCATCCCGAGCTGTCCGGCCACGAGACCCGCACCGCGGCGCGCATGGGCGAACTCCTCCGGCAGGAGGGCTACGAGGTCGCGGCGGTGGGCGGCGGGGTCGTGGGCGTCCTGCGCAACGGCACGGGCCCCGTGGTGCTGCTGCGCACGGAGCTGGACGCGCTGCCGGTGGTGGAGAATACGGGCCTCCCCTACGCCAGCGAGGCCAAGGGCGTCATGCACGCCTGCGGCCACGACGCGCACATGGCGGTGTGGGCGGGCACGGCGTCGCTCCTGGCCCGGCACCGGGACCAGTGGCGGGGCACGGTCCTGATGGTGGGCCAGCCTTCGGAGGAGCTCGGCGAGGGCGCCAAGGCGATGCTCAGGGACGGCCTCCTGGCCCGGTTCCCCAGGCCGTCCTTCGCCATCGCCCTGCACGACTCGCCGGACCTGCCCACGGGCAGTGTGGGCTATGTGGCCGGCTACACCATGGCCGCGGTGAATTCCGGATCCCTGACCCTCTACGGCCGGGGCGGCCACGGCGCCAGGCCCGAGGCCGCGGTCGACCCCGTCGTCCTGGCGGCCCGCACCGTCCTGGCCCTGCAGACCCTGGTCTCGCGGGAGAAGGATCCCCTGGAGCCCGCGGTGCTCACCGTGGGCGCCATCAACGGCGGCACCAAGACCAACGTCATCCCCGACGAGGTCACCCTGCTCATGACGGTGCGGAGCTACGACCCGAAGGTGCAGGCCCGGCTCCTGGCGGGCATCGCGCGGGTGGCCAAGGGCGAGGCCCTGGCCGCCGGCGCCCCCCGCGAACCCCTGCTGGACCTGGGCGAGACCATGCCCGCCACCTGGAACGACCCCGACTTCACCCGCAGGCTCGCGGCCCGGCTCGCGGCGGAACTGGGCCCGGACGCCGTCGCACCGGGCCGGCCCGACATGGTCTCCGAGGACTTCGGGGAATTCGGGAAGGCCGCCGGGATCCCCTCGGCCCTGCTCCGCTTCGGCGCGGTGGACCCGGCCCGCTTCAAGGCCGCGAAGGAGGCGGGCACGCCCCTGCCTTCCCTGCACTCGGCCGGGTTCGCCCCCGCCATGCCGGGAACCCTGCGCACGGGCGTCCTGGCGCTGACGTTCTCCGCCCTGGAGGCCCTCGGGAAACCCTGA
- a CDS encoding PadR family transcriptional regulator, producing MNPDVFENLRLELRRGSLVLAVLAELRSERYGYTLRKSLADHGLELDESTLYPLLRRLETQGLLLSEWREEEKRNKRFYRLSPEGAATLALLIEEWRGIGLSLEQIL from the coding sequence ATGAACCCAGACGTCTTCGAAAACCTGCGGCTCGAATTGCGCCGGGGCAGCCTCGTGCTGGCGGTCCTGGCGGAACTCCGCTCGGAGCGCTACGGCTACACGCTCCGCAAGTCCCTGGCCGACCACGGCCTGGAACTGGACGAAAGCACCCTCTACCCCCTCCTGCGCCGCCTGGAGACCCAGGGTCTCCTCCTCAGCGAGTGGCGGGAGGAGGAAAAACGCAACAAGCGCTTCTACCGCCTCTCCCCCGAGGGCGCGGCCACGCTGGCCCTGCTCATCGAGGAATGGCGCGGCATCGGCCTATCCCTTGAGCAGATCCTCTGA
- the bshC gene encoding bacillithiol biosynthesis BshC, translating into MEPSPCPRVATGQQIGAGWTPALSVVKALAALAEARRLGGEAVYWLADEDHDRLEVATTVGFQEDRILPHRFRFAAPDNTAAGWLPWTGEHQLEAERLWGEVPLPGEPTLRGHALALGAPLWKRGLRPFSPTDPALRQPIQEELERWRSLDLEQDLVRQAGLLDAEGVRYGLDPRQQSAWFSLDPRTGRRMRLEPGEPCPRGRWLSPGAALRPLMQSLLLPGLAAVVLGPGERAYWRLTEPCWERVGLVKPRIISRPSVFLVPRGAALNAELLEPLRKGRWEDFPGAADGAAPPSAALIANPDPGWDAATSGRFAQEVARARHRLGRLDRRLRRNQAGAALGMDPERLRQRLFPLGRPQERVLPGLLWLRQDDLLDRMLAALGEAGPVVLLEEP; encoded by the coding sequence ATGGAACCGTCCCCCTGTCCCCGCGTCGCCACCGGCCAGCAGATCGGTGCTGGTTGGACCCCCGCCCTTTCGGTAGTGAAGGCCCTTGCCGCGCTGGCCGAAGCCCGCAGGCTCGGCGGTGAGGCCGTCTACTGGCTGGCCGACGAGGACCATGACCGCCTGGAAGTGGCCACCACGGTCGGCTTCCAGGAGGACCGCATCCTCCCCCACCGCTTCCGGTTCGCGGCGCCCGACAACACCGCCGCAGGCTGGCTGCCCTGGACGGGGGAGCACCAGCTGGAGGCCGAAAGGCTCTGGGGCGAGGTGCCCCTGCCCGGGGAGCCGACGCTGAGGGGCCACGCCCTGGCCCTGGGCGCGCCTCTCTGGAAGCGCGGCCTGCGGCCCTTCTCCCCCACGGACCCGGCCCTGCGCCAGCCCATCCAGGAGGAACTGGAACGCTGGCGGAGCCTGGACCTGGAACAGGACCTGGTGCGCCAGGCGGGGCTGCTGGACGCCGAGGGCGTGCGCTACGGCCTGGATCCCCGCCAGCAGTCGGCCTGGTTCTCCCTGGATCCCCGCACCGGCAGGCGCATGCGCCTGGAGCCCGGCGAGCCCTGCCCGCGGGGGCGGTGGCTGAGTCCGGGGGCGGCGCTGCGCCCCCTCATGCAATCGCTCCTCCTGCCGGGCCTGGCGGCCGTGGTCCTGGGCCCCGGGGAGAGGGCCTACTGGCGCCTCACGGAGCCCTGCTGGGAGCGGGTGGGCCTCGTGAAGCCCCGCATCATCAGCCGGCCCTCGGTGTTCCTGGTGCCGCGGGGCGCCGCCCTGAACGCGGAACTGCTCGAGCCCCTCCGGAAGGGGCGCTGGGAGGACTTCCCCGGCGCCGCGGACGGGGCCGCCCCGCCCAGCGCGGCCCTCATCGCGAACCCCGACCCGGGCTGGGATGCGGCCACCTCCGGCCGGTTCGCCCAGGAGGTGGCCCGCGCCCGCCACCGGCTGGGGCGCCTGGACAGGCGCCTCCGGCGCAACCAGGCCGGCGCGGCCCTGGGCATGGATCCCGAGCGCCTGCGCCAGCGCCTCTTTCCGCTGGGCAGGCCCCAGGAGCGGGTCCTTCCCGGGCTCCTGTGGCTGCGTCAGGATGATCTTCTGGACCGCATGCTGGCCGCCCTCGGCGAAGCCGGCCCGGTGGTCCTGCTGGAGGAGCCATGA
- the tilS gene encoding tRNA lysidine(34) synthetase TilS has translation MNRQETKWLGEVLARGDGVRDGRVLVACSGGGDSLALLAFLWAARKSLGLELVVANADHGLRPEAREEADLVRGLCRSADLDLVEASLDVRAHAKASGQGLETAARELRWSWLRAQAASCSAIAVATGHTLDDHTETVLVRLARGGGAGCLTPLPARQGARWSPLVQARRSDLRAYLKAKGVTWKEDASNADPFTPRNRWRALLGPMRQEAPSLDAHLWETHLQVEELAAFKDAQVAGWRGARWDAGPGGLLLARAWGGPELRWVLDAAFLELGWPREAALLRDLAAWMLPHLARRPGAAKTWGGWRLSGTGASPANTAQESLFPWTLEHC, from the coding sequence GTGAACAGGCAGGAGACAAAGTGGCTCGGCGAGGTGCTGGCCCGGGGCGACGGCGTACGGGACGGCAGGGTGCTCGTGGCCTGCTCCGGGGGCGGCGATTCCCTGGCCCTCCTGGCCTTCCTGTGGGCCGCACGCAAGTCCCTGGGGCTGGAGCTGGTGGTGGCCAACGCCGACCACGGGCTGCGCCCCGAGGCGCGCGAAGAGGCGGACCTGGTGCGGGGCCTATGCCGCTCCGCCGACCTGGACCTGGTGGAGGCCTCGCTCGACGTGCGGGCCCATGCCAAGGCCTCGGGCCAGGGCTTGGAGACCGCGGCCCGGGAGCTCCGCTGGAGCTGGCTGCGCGCCCAGGCCGCGAGCTGCTCGGCCATCGCCGTGGCCACCGGCCACACCCTGGACGACCACACCGAGACGGTCCTGGTGCGCCTGGCCCGGGGCGGAGGCGCGGGCTGCCTCACGCCGCTGCCGGCGCGCCAGGGCGCGCGCTGGTCGCCGCTGGTCCAGGCGCGCCGGTCCGACCTGCGGGCCTACCTCAAGGCCAAGGGCGTGACCTGGAAGGAGGACGCGAGCAACGCCGATCCCTTCACGCCCAGGAACCGCTGGCGCGCGCTCCTGGGGCCCATGCGCCAGGAAGCGCCCAGCCTGGATGCGCACCTCTGGGAGACCCACCTGCAGGTGGAGGAGCTCGCGGCTTTCAAGGACGCGCAGGTGGCGGGCTGGCGCGGCGCGCGCTGGGACGCGGGCCCCGGCGGGCTCCTGCTGGCCCGTGCCTGGGGAGGGCCGGAACTGCGCTGGGTCCTGGACGCGGCCTTCCTGGAGCTGGGCTGGCCGAGGGAGGCCGCCCTCCTGCGGGATCTGGCCGCCTGGATGCTGCCCCACCTGGCCAGGCGCCCCGGCGCCGCCAAGACCTGGGGCGGCTGGCGCCTTTCCGGAACGGGCGCGAGCCCGGCAAATACGGCCCAGGAAAGCTTATTTCCATGGACTTTGGAGCATTGTTGA
- a CDS encoding pyridoxine 5'-phosphate synthase, translating into MPVRLGVNIDHVATIRQARGGHEPEPVAAALMAQSAGAHGITVHLRADRRHIQERDVKVLKEVLAVPLNVECAATSEAMEAVVPIKPAWVTLVPETREELTTQGGLDALFLHAHLRQIIRELHASEIRVSLFIDPQQEQVKMAAKLEAEAVEFNTGVYADVTPGADPVPELNRLREASRLASKLGLKVLAGHGLSLFNVGPVAAIPELEELNIGHSIIGRALLVGLDKAVREMISTINEGGQ; encoded by the coding sequence TTGCCCGTACGCCTTGGTGTCAACATCGATCACGTGGCGACCATCCGCCAGGCCCGGGGCGGTCACGAGCCCGAACCCGTCGCGGCGGCCCTCATGGCCCAGAGCGCAGGCGCCCACGGCATCACCGTCCACCTCCGCGCCGACCGCAGGCACATCCAGGAACGGGACGTCAAGGTCCTGAAGGAGGTGCTGGCCGTGCCCCTCAACGTCGAGTGCGCCGCCACCTCCGAGGCCATGGAGGCGGTGGTTCCCATCAAGCCCGCGTGGGTCACCCTCGTGCCCGAGACCCGCGAGGAGCTCACCACGCAGGGCGGCCTGGACGCGCTCTTCCTCCACGCCCACCTCCGCCAGATCATCCGCGAGCTGCACGCCTCCGAGATCCGCGTGAGCCTGTTCATCGACCCCCAGCAGGAGCAGGTGAAGATGGCCGCCAAGCTGGAGGCCGAGGCGGTGGAGTTCAACACCGGCGTCTACGCCGACGTCACCCCCGGCGCCGATCCGGTCCCCGAGCTGAACAGGTTGCGCGAGGCCTCGCGCCTGGCCTCCAAGCTCGGCCTGAAGGTCCTGGCGGGGCACGGGCTCAGCCTCTTCAACGTCGGCCCCGTGGCCGCGATCCCGGAGCTCGAGGAGCTCAACATCGGGCACTCCATCATCGGCCGGGCCCTCCTCGTGGGCCTGGACAAGGCGGTCCGCGAGATGATCTCGACCATCAACGAAGGCGGTCAATGA
- the folP gene encoding dihydropteroate synthase translates to MTSWRTAGGALDLEEPLWLGILNITPDSFSDGGRFLDPAKALGQARNLVAQGARALDLGAESTRPGAAAVSADEEWARLEPVLALLRSALPEVPLSLDTRHGEVAARGLRLGVAVINDVTGFQDPGLLHVARNSDCGLVAMRSRLEDGALAMPPYGGPGNESATDAVFELGAVKERLLQAAIDPGRILLDPGFGFGTTFVEDRALWEALPALPSALDWPAARFCIGISRKRFLAWRSGSPGLPPLERDALGARAHHEAGLLGYRVFRTHAVTLPVIRRALPEDAAALARVQVDAWRATYPGILPESLLAGLSVESSAAAFAESLAAPKPRWAMWALETRGALAGFAVAGPCRDRESDTAGEIHAIYLVREAWSQGLGAALMARALEGLREEGFREAVLWVMERNARGRRFYDRNGWELTPARRTEWQDGIALRQVQYRLALAPEGSGL, encoded by the coding sequence GTGACCTCCTGGCGGACCGCCGGCGGCGCCCTGGACCTTGAGGAGCCCCTCTGGCTGGGCATCCTCAATATCACTCCGGATTCCTTCAGCGACGGGGGCCGGTTCCTGGATCCCGCGAAGGCCCTCGGCCAGGCCAGGAACCTCGTGGCGCAGGGCGCGCGGGCGCTGGATCTGGGCGCGGAGAGCACCCGTCCCGGCGCCGCCGCCGTTTCCGCCGACGAGGAGTGGGCTAGGCTGGAGCCCGTCCTCGCGCTGCTGCGTTCCGCCCTGCCCGAGGTGCCCCTGAGCCTCGACACCCGCCACGGCGAGGTCGCGGCGCGGGGCCTGCGCCTGGGCGTGGCCGTCATCAACGACGTGACGGGCTTCCAGGACCCCGGCCTCCTGCACGTCGCCCGCAACAGCGACTGCGGCCTCGTCGCCATGCGCAGCCGCCTCGAGGACGGCGCGCTGGCGATGCCGCCCTACGGCGGCCCCGGCAACGAATCCGCCACCGACGCCGTGTTCGAGCTGGGCGCCGTGAAGGAGCGCCTTCTCCAGGCCGCCATCGATCCCGGGCGCATCCTCCTGGACCCCGGCTTCGGCTTCGGCACCACCTTCGTGGAGGACCGGGCCCTGTGGGAGGCCCTGCCGGCCCTGCCCTCGGCCCTGGACTGGCCCGCGGCGAGGTTCTGCATCGGGATCTCCCGGAAGCGGTTCCTGGCCTGGCGCTCGGGAAGCCCCGGGCTCCCGCCCCTGGAGCGGGACGCCCTGGGCGCCCGCGCCCACCACGAGGCCGGGCTCCTGGGGTACCGGGTCTTCCGCACCCACGCGGTGACCCTGCCGGTGATCCGGAGGGCGCTGCCGGAGGACGCGGCGGCCCTGGCCCGGGTCCAGGTGGACGCCTGGCGGGCCACCTACCCCGGCATCCTGCCCGAATCCCTCCTGGCGGGCCTGTCGGTCGAGTCCAGCGCCGCCGCCTTCGCCGAATCCCTGGCCGCCCCCAAGCCGCGCTGGGCCATGTGGGCCCTGGAAACCCGCGGCGCCCTGGCGGGCTTCGCCGTGGCGGGGCCCTGCCGGGACCGGGAATCGGACACGGCGGGGGAGATCCACGCCATCTACCTGGTGCGGGAGGCCTGGAGCCAGGGCCTCGGCGCCGCGCTCATGGCCCGGGCCCTCGAGGGCCTCCGGGAGGAGGGCTTCCGGGAGGCCGTGCTCTGGGTCATGGAACGCAACGCCAGGGGACGCAGGTTCTACGACCGGAACGGCTGGGAGCTCACCCCGGCCCGGCGCACCGAGTGGCAGGACGGAATCGCGCTCCGCCAGGTGCAATACAGGCTAGCCCTGGCACCGGAAGGCTCCGGGTTGTAG
- a CDS encoding DUF4388 domain-containing protein, with protein sequence MSTLRGNLQSISLMDVVQLLNVNRKTGKLLVNQAKLSGVLYVLNGDVVHAEIGGTLGESGAFEILEWDRGEFEFVSTKFKAPTTIRRSVPDLLMEAARTADSRKHLRGIFPSLQVVPWPRLQEPALTQGLRIFQEDRRCLPFLDGYRTFLEVIAATGLSEVSVLQACAQLKEAHRLTILEPDAVLKASALKGTLFRKAEHVELSRAAEARWQGMGPYGQVTSVRLVWPDGVSVEPVRFNKAMDDHTVGIPKELMQSWGLTEGTSITVRPAP encoded by the coding sequence ATGTCCACCCTCCGCGGCAACCTGCAGAGCATCTCCCTGATGGACGTGGTCCAGCTCCTGAACGTGAACCGCAAGACCGGCAAGCTCCTCGTCAACCAGGCCAAGCTCTCCGGGGTCCTCTACGTCCTCAACGGCGACGTGGTCCACGCGGAGATCGGCGGCACCCTCGGGGAATCCGGCGCCTTCGAGATCCTGGAGTGGGACCGGGGCGAATTCGAGTTCGTCTCCACCAAGTTCAAGGCGCCCACCACCATCCGGCGCTCCGTGCCGGACCTGCTCATGGAGGCCGCCCGCACCGCGGATTCCCGCAAGCACCTGCGCGGCATCTTCCCCAGCCTCCAGGTGGTGCCCTGGCCCCGCCTCCAGGAACCGGCCCTCACCCAGGGCCTGCGCATCTTCCAGGAGGACCGGAGGTGCCTGCCCTTCCTGGACGGGTACCGCACCTTCCTGGAGGTCATCGCGGCCACCGGCCTGAGCGAGGTGAGCGTGCTCCAGGCCTGCGCGCAGCTCAAGGAGGCCCACCGCCTCACGATCCTCGAGCCCGACGCCGTCCTCAAGGCCTCGGCCCTGAAGGGCACCCTCTTCCGGAAGGCCGAGCACGTGGAGCTGTCCAGGGCCGCCGAAGCCCGCTGGCAGGGCATGGGGCCCTACGGCCAGGTGACGAGCGTGCGCCTCGTCTGGCCCGACGGCGTCTCCGTGGAACCCGTGCGCTTCAACAAGGCCATGGACGACCACACCGTTGGTATTCCGAAGGAACTTATGCAATCGTGGGGACTAACCGAAGGAACGTCCATAACCGTCCGTCCCGCCCCTTGA